From Candidatus Manganitrophus morganii, the proteins below share one genomic window:
- a CDS encoding rhomboid family intramembrane serine protease has translation MIPIRDTIPSRSTPVVTWSLIALNTAVFFYELSLGPIGVEQLFYWFGLVPARYSHPEWARTVGLPPDEYLPFLTSMFLHGGWLHLIGNMWTLWIFGDNVEDRMGHARFLTFYLLTGLAAGLTHWLTNIDSIVPTVGASGAIAGVLGAYFILFPHARIIAIFPVFFFPFFFELPAGVYLLFWGLSQLFSGTLSTLAAADVGGVAWWAHVGGFVSGMLLYRLFILRPRDGPRRFERDEVGIEGAWAR, from the coding sequence ATGATTCCGATTCGCGATACCATCCCAAGCAGGAGTACCCCTGTCGTCACTTGGTCGCTGATTGCCCTCAACACGGCCGTCTTTTTTTATGAGCTCAGCCTGGGCCCGATCGGCGTCGAACAGCTCTTTTATTGGTTCGGCCTCGTTCCCGCCCGCTACAGCCATCCCGAGTGGGCGCGGACGGTCGGGCTCCCTCCCGACGAGTACCTCCCTTTTCTGACGAGCATGTTCCTGCACGGGGGATGGCTGCACCTGATCGGCAACATGTGGACCCTTTGGATCTTCGGCGACAATGTCGAAGATCGAATGGGACACGCTCGCTTTTTGACCTTCTACCTGCTGACCGGCCTTGCGGCGGGGTTGACCCACTGGCTCACGAACATCGATTCCATTGTCCCGACGGTCGGCGCTTCGGGGGCCATTGCAGGGGTGCTGGGGGCCTATTTCATCTTGTTCCCGCACGCCCGCATCATCGCGATCTTCCCGGTTTTCTTCTTTCCGTTCTTTTTCGAGCTGCCGGCGGGGGTTTATCTTTTGTTCTGGGGGCTCAGCCAGCTCTTCAGCGGGACCCTCTCAACGCTTGCCGCCGCAGACGTGGGGGGGGTGGCTTGGTGGGCGCACGTCGGCGGCTTTGTTTCGGGGATGTTGCTTTATCGGCTCTTCATCCTTCGTCCGCGCGACGGTCCCCGGCGATTCGAGCGGGACGAGGTCGGCATCGAAGGGGCCTGGGCCCGTTAA
- a CDS encoding ATP-dependent Clp protease proteolytic subunit, translated as MGVGDLFFFFFIFTALQPVLQQRLLEGSRRRLIAQIEHKRGSRVILLVHRQETMNVLGFPIMRYIDINDSEDILRACELTDPEVPIDIVLHTPGGLVLAALQIAHAVRHRKGRVTVFVPHYAMSGGTLIALAADEIVMARDAVLGPVDPQLGQYPAASLLKVVAKKPISEVDDNTLIFADIGEKAINQVRESVGELLLRTLPPDKSAELAGLLSTGTWTHDYPIRFEEAQRLGLHVRSEMPPEILQLMSLYPQPVRRQPSVEYLPMPRRAQEPARGASK; from the coding sequence ATGGGAGTCGGCGATCTCTTTTTTTTCTTCTTCATCTTCACGGCGCTCCAGCCGGTCCTGCAGCAACGCCTTCTTGAAGGCTCGCGCCGGCGGCTCATCGCGCAGATCGAGCACAAGCGCGGCTCGCGCGTTATCCTGCTGGTCCACCGGCAGGAGACGATGAATGTGCTCGGCTTTCCGATCATGCGGTATATCGACATTAACGATTCCGAGGATATCTTGCGCGCCTGCGAGCTGACCGATCCGGAGGTGCCGATCGACATCGTATTGCATACCCCGGGCGGACTGGTTTTGGCCGCGCTCCAGATCGCCCATGCCGTGCGCCATCGGAAGGGGAGGGTGACGGTCTTCGTGCCGCATTATGCCATGTCGGGGGGGACGCTCATCGCCCTTGCCGCCGATGAAATCGTAATGGCGCGCGACGCGGTGCTCGGGCCGGTCGATCCGCAGCTCGGGCAATATCCCGCCGCCTCCCTGCTGAAGGTGGTCGCAAAAAAACCGATCTCCGAGGTGGACGACAATACCCTCATTTTCGCCGACATCGGTGAAAAGGCGATCAACCAGGTTCGCGAGAGCGTCGGCGAACTGCTGCTGCGCACCCTGCCGCCGGACAAGTCGGCCGAGCTGGCCGGCCTCCTTTCCACGGGGACATGGACCCATGACTATCCGATTCGATTTGAGGAGGCCCAACGGCTCGGCCTCCATGTCCGCTCGGAGATGCCCCCTGAGATCTTGCAGCTGATGAGCCTCTATCCGCAGCCGGTCCGGCGGCAGCCCTCGGTGGAGTACCTGCCGATGCCGCGCCGCGCGCAGGAGCCGGCGCGGGGGGCGTCTAAGTAG
- a CDS encoding ester cyclase, giving the protein MTQSLEAKETNKKVVREFYDLAFNQKKPEEAVAKYMGPYYRQHNPMAPDGPDAFIAFVREFTKAFPSLRVNFKREIAEGDRVALHSHMVRKPDDRGMAVADIFRLENGKVVEHWDVIQEVPEKSANNNTMF; this is encoded by the coding sequence ATGACTCAATCATTAGAAGCAAAAGAAACAAACAAAAAAGTCGTCCGGGAATTTTATGATCTCGCCTTCAATCAAAAGAAGCCCGAGGAAGCGGTCGCAAAATACATGGGCCCCTACTACCGGCAGCACAATCCGATGGCGCCGGACGGCCCGGACGCGTTTATCGCCTTTGTCCGCGAATTTACAAAAGCCTTTCCTTCTCTGCGGGTCAATTTCAAAAGAGAGATCGCCGAAGGGGATCGGGTGGCGCTCCACAGCCATATGGTCCGAAAGCCGGACGACCGCGGCATGGCGGTGGCTGATATTTTCCGGCTGGAAAACGGAAAGGTCGTCGAGCATTGGGACGTGATCCAAGAGGTTCCGGAGAAATCGGCGAACAACAACACCATGTTTTAG
- a CDS encoding glucose 1-dehydrogenase: MKAIAVYPGKPNSAHLTEVARPDIESIPNGRGVLVKVLRVGVDGTDREINEALYGTPPPGEDFLILGHESFGRVEAVGPNVTGLTPGSYVVSTVRRPGRSLYDQIGLSDFTTDETYYERGINLLHGYLAEYYVDDMEYLIEVPPALKEIGVLLEPSTVMEKGWAQAKEIQHRLKIWQPQRAAVLGAGTIGLLATLILRLRGLEVTTFARRQKPYLNADLAEAIGARYLSTQEVSVGNAARRYGPFDLILEATGHAPIAFEAMEALGKNGVLILSSVTGGEGRSEVPADQINLGFVLGNKVAVGTVSANREHFEAGVRDLAYAESAYPGWLKRLLTHPVKGLENYERLFQLLNEGKEAVKIYCEVADL, encoded by the coding sequence ATGAAAGCGATTGCGGTTTATCCCGGAAAACCCAATTCAGCCCATCTGACTGAAGTGGCCCGGCCTGATATCGAAAGCATCCCGAACGGACGGGGCGTTCTCGTGAAAGTGCTCCGCGTCGGCGTCGACGGCACTGACCGAGAAATTAATGAAGCGCTCTACGGGACCCCGCCACCGGGGGAAGACTTTCTCATCCTCGGCCATGAAAGTTTTGGCCGTGTGGAGGCGGTCGGACCGAATGTCACCGGTCTGACGCCCGGCAGCTATGTCGTCTCCACCGTCCGCCGGCCGGGCCGCAGCCTTTACGATCAAATCGGCCTCTCCGACTTTACCACCGATGAAACTTATTATGAGCGCGGCATCAATCTCCTCCACGGGTATCTGGCCGAATATTACGTCGATGATATGGAGTACCTGATCGAAGTGCCTCCCGCCTTGAAAGAGATCGGGGTCTTGCTGGAGCCGAGCACCGTCATGGAAAAAGGATGGGCCCAGGCGAAGGAGATCCAGCACCGGCTGAAGATCTGGCAACCGCAACGGGCGGCAGTGCTGGGGGCCGGAACGATTGGGTTACTGGCGACGCTGATCCTCCGCCTCCGGGGCTTGGAGGTAACCACTTTTGCCCGCAGACAGAAGCCTTATCTGAATGCCGACCTTGCCGAAGCGATCGGGGCCCGGTACCTCTCGACACAAGAGGTCTCTGTTGGCAACGCGGCGCGGCGGTACGGACCGTTCGATCTCATCTTGGAAGCGACAGGACACGCTCCGATCGCCTTCGAGGCGATGGAAGCACTGGGAAAAAACGGGGTGCTGATTCTCTCCAGCGTCACCGGCGGAGAGGGTCGGAGCGAAGTCCCGGCCGATCAAATCAACTTGGGATTCGTGCTGGGAAACAAGGTCGCCGTCGGGACCGTTAGCGCCAACCGGGAGCACTTCGAGGCGGGGGTGCGCGATCTGGCCTATGCCGAGTCGGCCTATCCTGGGTGGCTCAAGCGTCTTCTGACCCATCCGGTGAAAGGGCTCGAAAATTACGAACGGTTGTTCCAACTCCTGAACGAAGGGAAAGAGGCCGTCAAAATTTACTGCGAAGTAGCCGACCTATAA
- a CDS encoding PxKF domain-containing protein → MNKIMVYLVVIGLLSGGFFENKAEAAPGDLDESFGVGGKVTELTDPPCDGDTALAIQPDGKILVAGNCFPFGFTVAQYLANGTLDPDFGIGGFTQGVLGEKSVAHSVAVLPDGKILAGGVARIEEDGRNDNDNALVRYLQDGSLDTSFGTGGFITDGLPHADVPFQAADALHQILVLPDGKILAGGVTNAASNDDNVWLGRYHSDGTLDESFGSGGKVISERLGGNNHQPPHPFGIQSDGKIIIIGYITTSTNDFGLERYNNDGTIDLTFGADGLVTTDFGGTTDSNNGVSIQPDDKILVGGESASRLALARYNSDGTLDTGFGFGGLVALQIGDRGSRLHAMIAQPDGKILAAGFGDPRTGEPVQNLDFALIRFNNDGTPDLNFGENGMVFTDLGFRERAYSIAIQNDRKIVLHGESNPNGGSGFFLTRYLGDEEVPQHQFYGFLPPLTADGRTVFKLGSVIPVKFQLFDENSLPVSTAIAHLSLQKISGTEPVGDPIDASSVSNADTGNQFRYSDDQYIYNLDTKPLSSGTWQLRAMLDDGSTHTIQIDLKSK, encoded by the coding sequence ATGAATAAGATAATGGTATATCTGGTCGTCATCGGATTACTATCGGGTGGATTTTTTGAAAATAAAGCAGAAGCCGCTCCTGGAGATTTGGACGAGAGCTTCGGTGTGGGAGGAAAAGTCACCGAGTTGACCGACCCACCCTGTGACGGAGATACCGCCCTCGCAATCCAACCGGATGGAAAGATCTTAGTCGCCGGAAATTGTTTTCCATTTGGTTTTACGGTGGCGCAATACCTCGCAAACGGGACTTTGGACCCTGATTTTGGTATCGGCGGCTTTACGCAAGGCGTCCTAGGCGAAAAGTCTGTCGCGCATTCTGTTGCAGTTCTACCGGACGGCAAGATCCTCGCCGGCGGAGTTGCACGAATCGAAGAGGACGGAAGAAATGATAATGATAACGCTTTGGTCCGCTATCTTCAGGACGGAAGTCTGGATACCAGCTTCGGGACGGGCGGGTTTATCACGGACGGTCTGCCCCACGCCGACGTCCCATTTCAGGCCGCTGACGCGCTTCACCAGATTCTGGTTCTACCGGACGGGAAGATCTTAGCGGGAGGGGTGACTAACGCGGCCAGCAATGACGATAATGTATGGTTGGGTCGCTATCATTCCGACGGAACACTGGATGAGAGCTTCGGATCGGGCGGGAAGGTCATCTCAGAACGATTAGGGGGTAATAACCACCAACCCCCTCACCCCTTTGGCATCCAATCCGACGGAAAAATCATTATAATCGGATATATCACAACCAGCACCAACGATTTTGGCCTTGAGCGCTACAACAACGATGGCACCATAGACTTAACATTCGGAGCAGATGGTCTGGTAACCACCGATTTTGGAGGAACCACGGATTCAAATAATGGCGTATCTATTCAACCTGATGACAAGATCTTGGTCGGTGGAGAATCCGCCTCTCGTCTTGCGCTTGCAAGGTATAATTCTGATGGAACGCTGGATACAGGGTTCGGTTTTGGAGGACTGGTGGCCCTGCAAATTGGCGACCGAGGAAGCCGTCTCCACGCGATGATCGCTCAACCCGACGGCAAGATTCTTGCTGCTGGCTTTGGTGATCCGAGAACCGGTGAACCGGTACAAAACCTCGATTTTGCTCTCATACGCTTCAATAATGACGGCACGCCCGACTTAAACTTCGGCGAGAACGGTATGGTCTTTACCGATCTGGGGTTCAGGGAGCGTGCCTATTCCATCGCAATTCAGAATGATCGGAAAATTGTGCTGCATGGCGAAAGCAATCCGAACGGCGGAAGCGGTTTTTTTCTGACTCGGTATCTCGGCGATGAAGAGGTGCCTCAGCACCAATTCTACGGTTTTCTACCTCCGCTCACAGCGGACGGTCGAACGGTGTTCAAGTTGGGAAGTGTGATTCCGGTGAAATTCCAGCTATTCGATGAAAATAGTTTACCAGTATCGACCGCAATCGCACACCTCTCGCTGCAAAAGATTTCGGGTACAGAACCGGTCGGCGATCCGATCGATGCTTCCTCGGTTTCCAATGCCGACACCGGAAATCAATTCAGGTACAGTGATGATCAATATATCTATAATTTAGATACCAAGCCGCTCTCGTCAGGAACATGGCAATTGCGGGCCATGCTCGATGATGGCTCAACCCATACGATACAAATCGATCTAAAGTCAAAATAA
- a CDS encoding glycoside hydrolase family 15 protein yields MGYQPIENYGLIGDMHTAALVGMDGSIDWFCFPHFDSPSVFAAILDDRIGGRFKIAPADPTANMQPRQSYWPDTNILVTRFYSPDGVGEVTDYMPVEPAWEGHGSHQLVRRVRVVRGTMAFRMECRPAFNYARDEHQTHLLPGGVRFESPSLALGLATSVPLRRDGNGVTAAFTLREEESVTFLLQDTAEEPGCGAGLTEEAATALFKKTVDYWRRWLSKCTYSGRWREMVHRSALLLKLMTFQPTGAIVAAPTCSLPEVVGGGRNWDYRYTWIRDAAFTLYALMRIGLTEEATAFMGWVEARCKELNPDGSLQIMYGIDGRHHLTEEHLGHLEGYRGSRPVRIGNDAYNHLQLDIYGELMDSVYLYNKYGAPISYDFWQSLCRLMDYLGKNWDQPDEGIWEVRSGRRHFVYSKLMCWVAFDRAHRLSEKRSFPADRLRWLSCRDTIYQEIMTRGWDEKRETFVQYYGGHSLDAATLMMPLVFFTSPDDPRMRKTLDAVLKSPDEGGLVSNSLVYRYNVRDLPDGFDDIEGTFNICTFWLVEAMARAGRFDPQKRDSARLIFEQMLGYANHLGLYAEETGPVGEALGNFPQAFTHLALISAAFNLDRALGSADRA; encoded by the coding sequence ATGGGATATCAACCGATTGAAAACTACGGGCTGATCGGCGATATGCACACCGCGGCCCTTGTCGGCATGGATGGCTCCATCGACTGGTTCTGCTTTCCCCATTTCGACTCGCCCAGTGTTTTTGCCGCCATCTTAGACGACCGGATCGGAGGGCGCTTCAAGATTGCGCCGGCCGACCCGACGGCAAACATGCAACCGAGACAATCGTACTGGCCCGACACCAATATCCTGGTGACCCGCTTTTACTCTCCGGACGGCGTCGGAGAGGTGACCGACTACATGCCGGTTGAGCCGGCCTGGGAAGGACATGGGAGCCACCAGCTCGTTCGCCGCGTCCGGGTCGTCCGTGGGACGATGGCCTTTCGAATGGAGTGCCGCCCCGCCTTCAACTATGCACGCGATGAACACCAAACCCATCTTCTCCCGGGGGGCGTCCGCTTCGAATCTCCTTCGCTCGCGCTCGGCTTGGCGACCTCCGTACCGCTTCGGCGGGATGGAAACGGCGTGACCGCCGCGTTTACGCTTCGGGAGGAAGAGAGCGTCACCTTTCTTCTGCAGGATACCGCGGAAGAACCGGGCTGCGGGGCCGGGCTCACCGAGGAAGCGGCAACCGCGCTTTTTAAAAAGACGGTCGACTACTGGCGGCGCTGGCTCTCCAAGTGCACCTACAGCGGCCGGTGGCGTGAGATGGTGCATCGCTCGGCGCTGCTTCTGAAGCTGATGACCTTTCAGCCGACCGGGGCGATCGTCGCCGCACCGACCTGTTCCCTGCCCGAAGTGGTGGGAGGGGGGCGAAATTGGGATTATCGTTACACCTGGATCCGGGATGCCGCCTTTACCCTCTATGCCTTGATGCGGATCGGTCTTACGGAAGAGGCGACGGCATTCATGGGGTGGGTGGAGGCGCGCTGCAAAGAACTGAATCCCGACGGATCGCTTCAAATCATGTATGGAATCGACGGCCGGCACCATCTTACGGAGGAGCATCTCGGCCACCTTGAAGGATACCGGGGATCGCGCCCGGTCCGGATCGGCAACGACGCCTACAATCATCTCCAGCTCGACATCTATGGGGAGCTGATGGACTCCGTTTATCTCTACAACAAATACGGCGCGCCGATCTCGTACGACTTCTGGCAGAGCTTGTGCCGGCTGATGGATTACCTGGGCAAGAATTGGGATCAGCCCGACGAGGGGATCTGGGAGGTCCGGAGCGGCCGGCGCCACTTTGTCTACTCGAAGCTGATGTGCTGGGTGGCGTTCGATCGGGCCCACCGGCTCTCCGAGAAGCGTTCTTTTCCGGCGGACCGCTTAAGATGGCTCTCCTGCCGCGATACGATCTATCAGGAGATCATGACCCGGGGATGGGACGAGAAACGGGAGACGTTCGTTCAGTACTACGGCGGGCACTCTCTCGATGCGGCGACGCTGATGATGCCGCTGGTTTTCTTTACTTCTCCCGACGACCCCCGGATGCGGAAAACGCTCGATGCCGTCCTCAAATCACCCGATGAGGGGGGACTCGTCTCCAACAGCCTCGTTTACCGCTACAACGTTCGGGACCTGCCGGACGGATTCGACGATATCGAAGGAACCTTTAACATCTGCACCTTTTGGCTGGTGGAAGCGATGGCGCGGGCCGGCCGCTTCGATCCCCAAAAGCGAGACAGCGCCCGGCTGATCTTCGAGCAGATGCTCGGCTACGCCAATCACCTTGGCCTCTACGCCGAGGAGACCGGTCCCGTGGGGGAGGCGCTGGGGAACTTTCCGCAGGCGTTCACCCATCTCGCCCTGATCAGCGCCGCATTCAACCTCGACCGGGCGCTCGGAAGCGCCGATCGAGCGTAG
- a CDS encoding fibronectin type III domain-containing protein — translation MKRFFSILMILIGTMGTASIGWALDWYMVLNFSIPDPFATNGALQSRLILGVNPAADDNFNHQWDTIAFPTGPLQATFPHPEYPSHPDYIAGSEWLWQDIRSNDQPSHTWNIDVSSDRAGANIILSWTFKTADNLCQRPVVRLIDATRGVTTEISPGGGSYAFPNGDQPTRLVVDFTEGASAPPPPPPTNLWSPRQGKESILLSWSGLIESDLLGYHLFRRASGQTAYTQITSQPVTSLSFLDGNLSPGETYFYKVTAVNPDGCSSGDSNEISVALN, via the coding sequence ATGAAACGATTCTTCTCAATTCTAATGATCTTGATCGGCACGATGGGAACCGCCTCCATCGGCTGGGCCCTCGATTGGTATATGGTCCTCAATTTCTCGATTCCCGATCCCTTCGCAACAAACGGAGCCCTTCAAAGCAGACTGATCCTGGGTGTCAATCCCGCTGCCGACGACAACTTCAATCATCAGTGGGACACGATCGCCTTCCCGACCGGCCCCCTCCAGGCGACCTTTCCTCATCCGGAATATCCGAGCCACCCCGACTACATCGCCGGAAGCGAATGGCTCTGGCAAGATATCCGGAGCAACGACCAGCCGTCTCACACATGGAATATCGATGTCTCCTCGGATCGCGCCGGAGCCAATATTATCCTCTCTTGGACGTTCAAAACCGCCGACAATCTCTGCCAACGCCCGGTCGTTCGATTGATCGATGCCACCCGCGGCGTAACGACCGAGATCTCGCCCGGCGGCGGCTCGTATGCTTTTCCGAATGGGGACCAGCCGACGCGGCTGGTGGTCGACTTTACGGAAGGAGCCTCCGCGCCTCCTCCCCCGCCGCCGACGAATCTCTGGAGTCCGCGACAGGGAAAAGAGAGCATCCTTCTTTCGTGGTCCGGTCTCATCGAGTCGGATCTCCTCGGGTATCATCTCTTTCGCCGCGCCTCCGGCCAAACGGCCTACACCCAGATCACGTCGCAGCCGGTGACCTCGCTGAGCTTTCTGGACGGGAACCTCTCTCCGGGAGAGACCTACTTTTACAAAGTGACGGCGGTAAACCCCGACGGCTGCTCCAGCGGAGACTCCAATGAAATTTCGGTCGCCTTAAATTGA